The following is a genomic window from Nitrospirota bacterium.
GCGGGTGGGCAAGGAGAAATCACTGGTCTTCCGCGCCCGGTAGCCGAAATTTGAACGGGTTGACTGACAGTGAGATAATTCCCCGGTGAGCACCCGGTTTATCACCTCCGGTAAAGAAGAGCGGGACATCCGGCGCCGCCTGAAGATCTTTGTAATCGCCTGTTCGGCGCTCTTCGCGTTCATGCTGGTCCGACTGTGGACGCTCCAAGTGTTCAGCGGCGCGAAGTATCGGATTCAATCGGAGCGGAACCGGATCCGCTTGGTGGAGGTGAAGGCGTTGCGCGGGGAGATTGTGGACCGCGCGGGACGGACCTTGGCCGAGAATCGCGCGGCGTTCGATCTTCTTGTGGTCAAGGAAGATGCTTCCAAAACGCTCGCTCGATCGCTGGGTTCGATTTCGCGCATCCTCGGCGTTCCCCGTGAAGATTTGGAATCGCGGATTGGATCGGCCCCCGCGGCGCCATTCGGCGAAATCCCGGTGGCCCGGGACCTCTCGTGGGAGCAAGTGGTGACCATCGAGGCGAAGGGCGCCGAGTTGCCCGGATTTCTCATCCGACACGTCTTCGTGCGGCAGTATCCGTACAGTTCATTGGGGGCACACGTCCTCGGCCACTTGGGGGAGATTACGGAGCAGGAGGTGCGGCAGGAGCGTTACAAAGTGAAATACCGGCCGGGCGATTTGGTCGGCAAGCTGGGCGTGGAACGCAGCCAGGAGGAGTATCTCAAGGGCGTGGACGGAGGGGAGCTGGTCGAGGTGGACGCGTACGGTAGCCGGCAGACGGTTCTCGATCGGATCCCTTCAAATCCCGGCGCCAAGGTGTATCTCACTCTGGATCTGGATCTCCAGAAAGTGGCCGAGGCCGTGATGGAAGGAAAGGACGGTGCGGTGGTCGCCATGGACCCTCGGAATGGTGAGATCCTGGCCTTGGTGAGTCACCCCGCGTTCGATCCCAACGCGTTCAGCCGAGGCGTGGGCAGCGAGGCGTGGAGTTTGCTGGTCAACGCGCCGGCGAAACCCCTCCAGAACCGGGCCATCGCGGGAGGTTACTCACCGGGGTCGACCTTCAAACTGGTTACGGCCCTCGCGGCGCTGGAGCAGGGGAGACTCGACCCCGACCATACGGTGAGATGCCGTG
Proteins encoded in this region:
- the mrdA gene encoding penicillin-binding protein 2, translated to MSTRFITSGKEERDIRRRLKIFVIACSALFAFMLVRLWTLQVFSGAKYRIQSERNRIRLVEVKALRGEIVDRAGRTLAENRAAFDLLVVKEDASKTLARSLGSISRILGVPREDLESRIGSAPAAPFGEIPVARDLSWEQVVTIEAKGAELPGFLIRHVFVRQYPYSSLGAHVLGHLGEITEQEVRQERYKVKYRPGDLVGKLGVERSQEEYLKGVDGGELVEVDAYGSRQTVLDRIPSNPGAKVYLTLDLDLQKVAEAVMEGKDGAVVAMDPRNGEILALVSHPAFDPNAFSRGVGSEAWSLLVNAPAKPLQNRAIAGGYSPGSTFKLVTALAALEQGRLDPDHTVRCRGEYHFGDRAYRCWREHGHGSVALHRAIVESCDIFFYLAGLTAGIDAISDTAMKLGLGRKTGINLLGEQPGLIPTRAWKQKVYKQKWMDGETLSVSIGQSFVTVTPLQLATAYSTFANGGSVFRPRVVSRVIGPEGQFYQDYPVQKEGAISFTPAAYKEVLEGLEGVVSEPTGTGWRVKMKDITIAGKTGTAQVVKMKERTEDKDFEKIPYEYRDHAWFVCFLPAEQPQLAIAVLVEHGGHGASAAAPVARAMIERYLAIRNLPSL